One window of Thermocoleostomius sinensis A174 genomic DNA carries:
- the thiS gene encoding sulfur carrier protein ThiS: MSTSIDSFQPIQVQVNGEPRQCHPQTRLPDLLEQMGLNPRLVAVEYNGEILHRQFWDGTEIQDGDRLEIVTIVGGG, from the coding sequence ATGTCTACCTCGATTGATTCTTTTCAGCCGATTCAAGTGCAAGTGAATGGTGAGCCGCGTCAATGCCACCCGCAAACGCGATTGCCTGATTTACTCGAACAGATGGGGTTGAATCCGCGCCTTGTGGCAGTGGAATATAACGGCGAAATTCTGCATCGCCAGTTTTGGGACGGGACTGAAATTCAAGATGGCGATCGACTGGAGATTGTCACGATCGTTGGGGGAGGGTGA
- a CDS encoding thiamine phosphate synthase codes for MGDSYSQHNDRHDGRQSRELHPAFSKFAVYRILDANLDRAREGLRIIEEWCRFGLNNAHFASDCKQLRQELAQWHRDDIRATRDTPNDSGTDLTHPQEEQRSSVAQVLRVNFCRVQEALRVLEEYGKLYFPEMGTACKHMRYRVYTLESNLEHHKRFQVLQQSYLYLVTAPVVNLIETVEAALQGGVTLVQYRDKESDDLTRLHTAQTLKQLCHQYGALFLVNDRVDLALAVNADGVHLGQHDVPIALARQLLGSQRIIGRSTHSPDDLQRAIQEGADYVGVGPVYETPTKAGRPAAGVEYVRYAADHATIPWFAIGGIDSENLHDVLSAGAERVAIVRAIMLAEQPTLTTQFFISQLDRIQTLRRVKSQ; via the coding sequence ATGGGCGACAGCTACAGTCAACACAACGATCGTCACGACGGCAGACAGTCCAGAGAGTTGCACCCCGCTTTCTCTAAGTTTGCTGTATATCGGATTCTCGATGCCAATTTAGACCGCGCTCGTGAAGGTCTACGGATCATCGAAGAGTGGTGTCGGTTTGGGTTAAACAATGCTCACTTTGCCAGTGATTGTAAGCAGCTTCGTCAAGAATTGGCTCAGTGGCATCGCGATGATATCCGGGCTACTCGCGATACGCCCAACGATTCAGGCACTGATTTAACTCATCCCCAAGAAGAGCAGCGATCGAGCGTGGCACAAGTGCTGCGGGTCAATTTCTGCCGCGTGCAAGAAGCACTGCGGGTGTTAGAGGAATATGGCAAACTCTACTTCCCAGAGATGGGAACTGCTTGCAAACACATGCGGTATCGCGTATACACCCTAGAGAGTAATCTCGAGCATCACAAGCGATTTCAAGTCCTGCAACAATCGTATTTATACTTGGTAACGGCTCCAGTGGTGAATTTGATCGAAACGGTCGAGGCAGCGTTACAAGGGGGGGTGACGCTGGTGCAGTATCGCGATAAGGAGTCCGATGATCTCACCCGTTTACACACTGCCCAAACATTGAAACAGTTGTGTCATCAGTATGGGGCACTGTTTCTGGTGAACGATCGGGTCGATCTGGCGTTAGCAGTCAATGCCGATGGGGTGCATTTAGGTCAGCATGATGTGCCGATCGCGTTGGCGCGTCAACTGTTAGGAAGTCAGCGCATTATTGGACGCTCAACTCATAGCCCTGACGATTTGCAGCGCGCAATTCAAGAAGGAGCCGACTATGTTGGCGTTGGGCCGGTGTATGAAACCCCAACCAAAGCTGGTAGACCCGCCGCCGGGGTTGAGTATGTGCGCTATGCGGCTGATCATGCCACCATACCGTGGTTCGCCATTGGTGGGATCGATTCGGAAAATCTTCACGATGTTTTGTCGGCAGGAGCAGAACGGGTGGCGATCGTGCGGGCCATTATGCTGGCGGAACAACCGACGCTGACTACCCAGTTTTTCATCTCTCAACTTGATCGCATACAAACGTTGAGACGGGTGAAATCACAATAA
- a CDS encoding DUF1565 domain-containing protein, translated as MRSLLACHRPACQRASASVSVVIAATHSAFASEHLSWVGNWVGLSLTVVLWQTSALLLPNSAVAEVIPAQAESSSFADFPGASSPTAEAQRLLFVSSIVGNDDSGDGSQRSPFRTITHALNVATANTIILLAAGTYSRETGEVFPLQLKSDVTVQGDPSRQGQGIIIRGGGTFTSADAIEQNATFLGAERAQLIGVTITNPYAQGYGLWSNSDNSLIANNTFTDSLSQAVFVPGDRSRVVQTNRFARRRTVASPNSTAQTQPPQEQPLIQPTAAITELPPAVSAKAAITTLPPVPSASLASVTATAARSPATAVRPSSNQITVLPPVQLPRSSSDRWDTSEFRQASALPIHHPRSPMASDSLLAIQPAMDSSILISALPPAPTARQPASSQTTRPAILPHAQASTRSFVETSAESFNPDLSNSAIVEPRSIHQRPSHPGSAQVSAQVTSRSLQPTQLQQSTSNQTTPAAVTTSSTTATAIEIPVPPPETIATAVLDHATPPLSAIQLFNAPIEIPVPPPESSQAEPTMRPPTGVTANAAEANALLPVPSGDIPIGNVGDMPRVRIAGTPSPWSNGSQTSAAVRASLRYRVVVDANNDQLRSLVQAIVPDAFMTQIGGQSLIQVGAFSDRGNAEQVVQRLNQNGLVAVIHEIE; from the coding sequence ATGCGTTCACTTCTTGCCTGTCATCGTCCTGCCTGTCAGCGCGCCAGTGCTTCCGTATCTGTGGTCATAGCAGCCACTCATTCGGCTTTTGCGTCCGAACATTTAAGTTGGGTTGGAAATTGGGTTGGACTATCGCTGACGGTTGTGTTATGGCAAACCAGTGCTTTGTTGCTGCCTAATTCCGCAGTGGCTGAAGTCATTCCAGCACAGGCCGAATCGAGTTCCTTCGCGGATTTCCCTGGGGCTTCCTCACCAACGGCGGAAGCACAGCGGCTTCTATTTGTGAGTTCGATCGTGGGCAACGATGACAGCGGAGATGGTAGTCAGCGATCGCCCTTTCGCACTATTACCCATGCTTTAAACGTTGCAACCGCTAACACCATTATTTTGTTGGCAGCAGGAACCTACAGCCGCGAAACAGGCGAAGTCTTCCCCTTACAGCTAAAATCCGATGTGACGGTTCAGGGTGATCCCAGTCGGCAGGGGCAGGGTATTATCATTCGCGGCGGCGGGACATTTACCAGTGCTGATGCCATAGAGCAAAATGCTACATTTCTGGGAGCCGAGCGGGCCCAGTTGATTGGCGTCACGATAACTAATCCTTATGCTCAAGGCTATGGGCTATGGAGCAACTCCGACAATTCACTCATTGCTAACAACACCTTTACTGACAGTCTATCTCAAGCTGTTTTTGTCCCGGGCGATCGATCGAGAGTGGTGCAAACAAATCGATTCGCTCGTCGCCGTACCGTTGCTTCACCCAACAGCACCGCCCAAACCCAACCCCCTCAAGAGCAACCCCTGATTCAGCCAACTGCTGCCATTACCGAGTTACCCCCTGCGGTCTCCGCCAAAGCGGCGATCACGACGCTGCCCCCGGTGCCCTCAGCGTCGCTTGCTTCGGTGACAGCCACCGCCGCTCGATCACCAGCAACAGCAGTTCGTCCATCGTCTAACCAAATCACCGTGCTGCCTCCGGTGCAGTTGCCTCGCTCAAGCAGCGATCGTTGGGACACCAGTGAATTCAGGCAAGCCTCTGCTCTCCCTATTCACCACCCAAGAAGTCCTATGGCATCAGACTCGTTGCTTGCGATTCAGCCCGCTATGGACTCCTCGATTCTGATCTCAGCCTTGCCCCCGGCACCCACTGCACGCCAACCAGCAAGTTCTCAGACCACGCGACCAGCGATACTACCGCATGCACAGGCATCTACTCGTTCTTTCGTAGAAACCTCAGCAGAATCCTTTAATCCAGATTTATCCAATTCAGCGATCGTCGAGCCGCGATCAATCCATCAAAGGCCTAGCCATCCCGGATCTGCCCAAGTCTCTGCTCAAGTTACCTCCCGATCGCTCCAACCCACTCAGTTGCAACAATCAACGTCGAATCAGACCACACCAGCGGCTGTGACAACTTCATCTACCACCGCCACCGCGATCGAGATTCCAGTTCCACCACCTGAAACCATTGCCACTGCTGTGTTAGATCATGCGACACCGCCGCTTAGCGCCATACAGCTTTTTAATGCGCCGATCGAGATTCCGGTTCCACCACCTGAGTCTAGCCAAGCCGAACCAACCATGCGTCCGCCGACAGGTGTCACCGCCAACGCAGCAGAGGCAAACGCCTTACTGCCTGTGCCTTCGGGCGATATTCCGATTGGCAATGTGGGAGATATGCCACGAGTCAGGATTGCAGGAACACCGTCTCCTTGGAGCAATGGATCACAGACTAGCGCTGCTGTCAGAGCCAGTTTGCGCTATCGAGTCGTGGTGGATGCCAACAACGACCAGTTGCGATCGTTAGTACAAGCGATTGTCCCGGATGCATTTATGACGCAAATCGGTGGACAATCACTGATCCAAGTGGGAGCATTCAGCGATCGGGGCAATGCTGAACAGGTGGTGCAACGGTTGAACCAAAATGGGTTAGTGGCTGTCATTCACGAAATTGAATAA
- a CDS encoding TIGR04283 family arsenosugar biosynthesis glycosyltransferase, giving the protein MAATKHLIEHLIIFTRYPQPGQAKTRLIPALGAEGAAALQRQMTEHTLKQVQTLLNRRSISTTVWFAGTENPEVDRQQMQAWLGSAWCYCPQSAGNLGNRMAYAVQAAFGMGAQRVVVIGTDCPSLGAEQLAQAFQILATHDLVLGPAVDGGYYLIGLSRMIPTLFTNIAWSTSEVFQQTVTAAKQVNLSIGYLATRADIDRPEDLPIWETVRQGITPPAISVIIPTLNEAHRISALIQAILPQGQLPRPNQATESTNTNLEIIVVDGGSQDDTVTLAQQSGAIVLSAPTGRAQQMNQGAQIAAGSILLFLHADTRLPADWIADVQATLSRLHVVAGAFELHIDGQEPGLRWIEWGVKWRSRLLQLPYGDQALFLKAETFHQLGGFPALPIMEDFVFVRQLRSIGHIAIVPRAVTTSARRWHKLGILKTTLINQLVIGAYLLGVSPDRIARWYRQDGSGRRS; this is encoded by the coding sequence TTGGCTGCTACAAAACATTTGATTGAACATCTCATCATCTTCACTCGCTATCCGCAACCCGGGCAGGCAAAAACCCGCTTAATTCCGGCGCTGGGTGCAGAAGGGGCGGCCGCACTACAACGGCAAATGACAGAACATACGCTGAAGCAGGTACAAACGCTGCTCAATCGGCGCTCGATTTCAACAACAGTTTGGTTCGCCGGCACTGAAAATCCAGAGGTCGATCGCCAGCAGATGCAAGCTTGGTTAGGATCGGCGTGGTGTTACTGTCCTCAAAGCGCTGGGAATTTGGGAAACCGCATGGCTTATGCGGTACAAGCGGCTTTCGGAATGGGTGCTCAGCGTGTGGTTGTCATCGGTACAGATTGTCCTAGTCTCGGTGCAGAGCAACTAGCACAAGCATTTCAAATTTTAGCAACCCATGATCTGGTGCTGGGTCCAGCAGTAGATGGCGGCTACTATTTGATTGGACTCAGTCGCATGATTCCAACGCTGTTTACTAACATTGCCTGGAGTACCAGCGAGGTATTTCAGCAAACCGTCACGGCCGCCAAGCAGGTAAACTTATCGATCGGCTATCTAGCTACACGGGCAGATATCGATCGCCCCGAAGACTTACCGATCTGGGAAACTGTGCGTCAAGGTATCACACCACCTGCCATTTCGGTGATCATTCCAACATTGAACGAAGCCCACCGCATTTCAGCATTGATTCAAGCCATCTTGCCACAGGGGCAACTCCCTAGACCCAATCAAGCCACCGAGTCAACCAACACTAATCTTGAAATCATTGTGGTAGACGGTGGCAGCCAAGATGATACTGTAACATTAGCGCAACAGTCCGGAGCAATTGTGTTGAGTGCTCCGACCGGACGGGCCCAGCAAATGAATCAGGGTGCACAGATTGCTGCTGGTTCTATCCTGCTATTTCTTCATGCTGATACCCGGTTGCCCGCCGATTGGATCGCCGATGTACAAGCAACCCTCTCCCGCCTGCATGTTGTCGCTGGAGCCTTTGAGCTACACATTGACGGACAAGAACCCGGACTGCGGTGGATCGAGTGGGGGGTAAAGTGGCGATCGCGTTTGTTACAGCTACCCTATGGGGACCAAGCTCTGTTTCTCAAAGCAGAAACATTTCACCAGCTTGGCGGATTTCCTGCTCTGCCAATTATGGAAGACTTTGTGTTTGTGCGACAACTCCGATCGATCGGGCATATTGCCATCGTCCCCCGTGCTGTCACTACATCAGCCCGGCGCTGGCACAAACTAGGCATCCTTAAAACAACACTAATCAATCAATTGGTCATTGGGGCGTACTTACTAGGGGTATCACCCGATCGCATCGCTCGCTGGTATCGCCAGGATGGCTCTGGTCGAAGGTCATAG
- a CDS encoding Mo-dependent nitrogenase C-terminal domain-containing protein — MNACNTKPENLLLAPWIWLEPSHGDLSAIDVSTPTQPSKQRFAIDVFRPLRVWLDSIQINNPKLAHQICQLVPAQCPFERDLKVFGHVLAHVPPMCKLNPVYDQVVALRFRALCYLADECGEDITSYC, encoded by the coding sequence ATGAACGCTTGTAATACCAAACCCGAAAACTTACTATTAGCGCCATGGATTTGGCTAGAGCCGTCCCATGGAGACCTATCTGCGATCGATGTCTCAACCCCTACCCAACCGTCAAAGCAACGATTTGCGATCGATGTTTTTCGTCCTTTACGGGTGTGGTTAGATAGCATTCAAATTAATAATCCAAAGCTAGCGCATCAAATTTGTCAACTAGTTCCAGCCCAATGTCCCTTTGAGCGCGATCTCAAAGTGTTTGGACATGTTCTTGCTCATGTTCCACCAATGTGCAAACTGAATCCTGTCTACGATCAGGTGGTAGCATTACGATTTCGAGCGTTGTGTTACCTAGCTGATGAGTGTGGTGAAGATATTACGTCCTACTGCTAA
- a CDS encoding NUDIX hydrolase produces MTYKNPAPTVDIIVELVRRPNRPIILIERLNPPLGWALPGGFVDYGESVEAAARREAKEEIGLEIDLIEQFQVYSDPSRDTRFHTIAIVFLATAIGEPQAGDDAKHVGIFEPWQTPTPLCFDHDRILRDYWHYRHYGIRPTLFDRS; encoded by the coding sequence GTGACTTACAAAAATCCTGCTCCGACGGTTGATATTATTGTTGAACTGGTGCGTCGCCCAAATCGACCCATTATTCTGATTGAGCGATTAAATCCGCCCTTAGGGTGGGCGCTTCCAGGTGGGTTTGTAGACTATGGCGAGTCGGTCGAGGCGGCGGCACGACGAGAGGCAAAAGAAGAAATTGGGCTAGAGATCGATCTAATTGAACAATTCCAGGTGTATTCCGATCCTAGTCGCGATACTCGCTTTCACACAATCGCCATTGTGTTTTTGGCAACTGCCATTGGAGAACCCCAAGCGGGCGATGATGCTAAACACGTCGGAATTTTTGAGCCGTGGCAAACTCCTACACCGCTTTGCTTCGACCACGATCGCATTCTACGAGACTACTGGCACTATCGACACTATGGCATTCGTCCAACCCTATTCGATCGATCGTAA
- a CDS encoding acyl-CoA thioesterase, producing the protein MQPFTIRIHVQSNDIDVLGHVNNSVYQQYLERAAIAHSESLGLTLERYRELGGVFVMRRIEIEYLRPSVVGDVLNITTWVAELRGACTTRRYEIRKPNERNLVLTADALWVWVDAQTLRPRSIPDILQETLGDLAVVCQ; encoded by the coding sequence ATGCAACCTTTTACGATTCGTATTCACGTTCAATCCAATGACATTGACGTGCTTGGGCATGTGAATAACTCGGTGTACCAACAGTACTTGGAACGGGCTGCGATCGCCCATTCTGAGTCGTTGGGTTTGACGCTAGAGCGATACCGCGAGTTGGGAGGAGTTTTCGTTATGCGCCGCATTGAAATCGAGTACCTGCGCCCATCCGTAGTTGGTGATGTTCTCAACATCACTACCTGGGTAGCAGAACTGCGTGGTGCTTGTACGACTCGACGCTATGAAATTCGGAAACCCAATGAACGGAACCTTGTGTTAACCGCAGATGCTCTCTGGGTTTGGGTAGATGCACAAACGCTGCGTCCTCGCAGCATTCCTGATATTCTACAAGAGACGTTAGGCGATTTGGCGGTAGTTTGTCAATGA
- a CDS encoding alpha/beta fold hydrolase, translating to MTLASWQHNYMISNGVRLHYVTQGDGPLMLMLHGFPEFWYSWRHQIPEFAKDYKVVALDLRGYNDSDKPSDTAAYRMGELIKDVEGVIRGLGYDRCVLVGHDWGGAIAWQFAYAHPDMVDRLIVMNLPHPAKFAEGLRTAPQLLRSWYIFFFQLPVLPELILQAGDYQMVANAFNGMAIDKTAFSPEDIEMYKDAAAKRGALTAMVNYYRNIFHQGFTSRQWSKLSVPTLLIWGENDAALGVELTYGTEAYVDDFTVRYIPNCSHWVQQEKPTLVNQYMREFLTAHAA from the coding sequence ATGACACTTGCTTCCTGGCAACACAATTACATGATTAGCAACGGCGTTCGGCTGCACTATGTTACGCAGGGCGATGGCCCATTGATGTTAATGCTGCATGGGTTTCCTGAATTTTGGTATTCTTGGCGACATCAGATTCCTGAATTTGCTAAGGATTACAAAGTAGTAGCCTTAGATTTACGCGGTTACAACGACAGCGATAAACCCAGTGATACTGCTGCTTACCGTATGGGGGAATTGATTAAGGATGTAGAAGGTGTCATTCGAGGGTTGGGCTACGATCGCTGTGTGTTGGTCGGGCATGACTGGGGTGGAGCTATTGCATGGCAGTTTGCCTATGCTCATCCAGACATGGTCGATCGATTAATTGTGATGAACCTGCCGCACCCAGCTAAATTTGCAGAAGGCTTGCGAACAGCCCCACAACTGTTGCGCAGTTGGTACATCTTTTTCTTCCAGCTTCCAGTCTTACCAGAGTTGATCCTGCAAGCGGGGGATTATCAAATGGTGGCGAATGCGTTCAACGGTATGGCGATCGATAAGACAGCATTCAGTCCTGAAGATATAGAAATGTACAAGGACGCAGCGGCCAAGCGGGGAGCTTTGACTGCGATGGTGAATTACTACCGTAATATCTTTCACCAGGGCTTCACGTCACGCCAATGGAGCAAACTCAGTGTTCCGACGCTACTAATCTGGGGCGAGAACGATGCAGCATTGGGTGTCGAACTCACCTACGGAACTGAGGCCTACGTCGATGATTTTACGGTTCGCTACATTCCCAATTGTAGTCACTGGGTGCAGCAAGAAAAACCAACCCTAGTAAACCAATACATGCGAGAATTCCTGACGGCTCATGCGGCGTAA
- a CDS encoding Mo-dependent nitrogenase C-terminal domain-containing protein produces MDFSSTLRTKQASRCNVLQPIRQWLDRVEIRNPRTAHRIAKLIPAQCPFERDIKIFGYTVAHIPPLCKLNPFYEEFVGLRFRALCYLADVCGEDIQQYC; encoded by the coding sequence ATGGACTTTTCATCGACACTACGCACCAAACAAGCTTCCCGCTGCAATGTTCTTCAACCAATTCGTCAATGGTTAGATCGCGTTGAAATTCGCAATCCTCGAACGGCACATCGCATTGCCAAACTGATCCCGGCTCAATGTCCGTTTGAACGAGATATCAAAATTTTTGGATATACAGTGGCTCACATTCCGCCATTGTGCAAACTCAACCCATTCTACGAAGAGTTTGTAGGATTGCGGTTCCGAGCGCTTTGTTATCTAGCAGATGTATGCGGTGAAGACATTCAGCAGTATTGCTAG
- a CDS encoding S-layer homology domain-containing protein, whose translation MDKTEQVYPAWGVVKGVVPMERFMSALSLTLLLTGLFTIAQVQSPPEAANRAVEVGLTTDFDGKVRHEETISRAELAHILVKTFELHERSPQPQPIATIHDVPPSHWAYDDIQLVLRHGIMTGYREGQFYPEQRVTRAEAFAIFAQAHGVFQFSDQAIDRVLAPYPDAKKIPYWARKPMATAVHEGFVNLKTYNRLDPLSPMTREDLAYAITLYLARQQPSSKSLWQAIRPNTSPNTSTSPFVH comes from the coding sequence GTGGATAAAACTGAGCAGGTTTATCCTGCTTGGGGTGTGGTTAAAGGAGTGGTTCCGATGGAGCGGTTTATGAGTGCCCTTTCCCTGACCCTGCTCCTGACGGGTCTTTTTACAATTGCCCAAGTTCAATCTCCGCCGGAAGCGGCTAATCGAGCAGTGGAGGTGGGATTGACAACCGATTTTGATGGCAAAGTCCGACACGAAGAAACGATCAGTCGGGCTGAATTGGCTCATATCCTCGTGAAAACCTTTGAGCTACATGAACGATCGCCCCAACCCCAACCGATCGCCACGATTCATGATGTCCCCCCTTCCCACTGGGCCTATGACGACATTCAGCTTGTGCTGCGTCATGGAATTATGACGGGCTATCGCGAAGGTCAGTTTTATCCTGAACAGCGTGTAACACGGGCAGAAGCATTTGCCATCTTTGCCCAAGCTCATGGGGTATTTCAATTTTCCGATCAAGCGATCGATCGAGTTCTAGCGCCGTATCCGGATGCTAAGAAAATTCCTTACTGGGCCAGAAAACCCATGGCAACGGCCGTTCATGAGGGGTTTGTCAACCTTAAAACCTACAACCGTCTTGATCCCCTCAGCCCCATGACCCGAGAAGACCTGGCGTATGCGATTACGCTATATTTGGCCCGTCAACAACCATCCTCTAAATCTCTATGGCAGGCTATTCGCCCGAATACGTCACCGAATACGTCTACGTCACCATTTGTCCACTGA
- a CDS encoding O-antigen ligase family protein has protein sequence MVHPAAMSDRPRSLQFDFYLLQGSLVILPYASYVGLAGLVGLIFSLLIKFKRTALDPVTRNGLLLLTGLLLLSCGFANNRAEAFLQLANFLPFFLLFAVVPFVLSTTERLAQLAWVLVISTVPINAIAFVEYLLRTSSLPRSIRRIPLIRWVRDRPHSGRAIVMFNHPNALASYLVLILGLGLGVLFYCARQPSQALRQPSSHFKFSLKPRAVLLLHLATYANLLGIFCSGSRNGLIVAILQLLVFAVLWARLVQSARSMWWISLAGIGSILVSTAWLGIGGRSLSLTAWANDARLRLWAVSLDLLRDRPWFGWGLGNYKFQFADRLLELYPTCEAVRTNPVVPVECADVTHPHNFWLMLATEAGLFVAIGFVAWVGYICVQAVISRLTKPSTALDAIFIGYLLAFAGCVAFACFDVTLYDGRVNALNWVILAGIYATGGDETERKKEG, from the coding sequence ATGGTGCACCCCGCAGCGATGTCCGATCGTCCCCGTTCGCTTCAATTTGACTTCTACCTGCTGCAAGGTAGCCTAGTTATATTGCCCTATGCGTCCTATGTGGGATTGGCCGGACTCGTTGGTTTGATTTTTTCGTTATTGATTAAATTCAAACGCACCGCTCTCGATCCAGTGACCCGCAATGGGTTACTTCTCCTCACCGGACTATTGCTACTCAGTTGTGGATTTGCCAACAATCGAGCGGAAGCCTTTCTGCAACTGGCAAACTTTCTACCGTTCTTTTTGCTGTTTGCCGTTGTACCGTTCGTGTTAAGCACCACCGAGCGGCTTGCTCAACTAGCGTGGGTATTGGTGATTAGTACCGTCCCTATCAATGCCATTGCTTTTGTTGAATATCTGTTACGCACCAGTTCTCTGCCCAGATCCATTCGTCGCATTCCGCTCATCCGCTGGGTGCGCGATCGACCTCACAGCGGCCGCGCCATTGTGATGTTCAATCATCCCAATGCTTTGGCCAGTTATCTAGTCCTGATCTTGGGACTAGGACTGGGGGTACTGTTCTATTGTGCAAGGCAACCATCCCAAGCCCTACGGCAACCATCATCACACTTCAAATTCTCTTTGAAGCCAAGAGCCGTGCTGCTTTTGCATCTCGCAACCTATGCCAATCTTCTGGGTATTTTTTGCTCAGGTTCCCGTAACGGACTCATCGTTGCCATCCTGCAACTGCTAGTGTTTGCCGTTCTGTGGGCCCGGCTGGTGCAATCGGCTCGCTCGATGTGGTGGATTAGCCTAGCTGGAATTGGCAGTATTCTGGTCAGCACGGCGTGGTTGGGGATCGGTGGACGATCGTTGTCGCTGACGGCTTGGGCTAATGATGCGCGGTTGCGGCTGTGGGCTGTGTCGCTGGATCTCCTGCGCGATCGACCCTGGTTTGGCTGGGGGTTGGGAAATTACAAATTTCAGTTTGCCGATCGCCTGCTAGAGCTTTATCCAACTTGCGAAGCGGTACGCACCAACCCCGTCGTACCCGTTGAATGTGCAGATGTCACTCATCCGCACAACTTCTGGCTGATGCTGGCAACCGAAGCAGGACTTTTTGTGGCGATCGGGTTTGTGGCATGGGTGGGATACATCTGCGTTCAGGCGGTGATCTCACGGCTAACCAAACCATCAACAGCCCTGGATGCAATATTTATTGGATATCTGCTAGCGTTCGCAGGCTGTGTTGCCTTTGCTTGCTTCGATGTCACCCTTTATGATGGGCGGGTGAATGCACTAAACTGGGTGATTTTGGCAGGCATTTATGCAACAGGGGGAGACGAAACAGAAAGGAAAAAGGAAGGATAA
- a CDS encoding midas domain-containing protein: MERSQQLGKTNLDQSVIRQLMMDKDWPSTMPEERGVVESERVAKAEIANLPESDAVSETESINNETKVTAAAASPDAVTIESPEESDVEPKAESDDSESIPSEDTDIATAEIEADTEELETAEEPTVETVESTADVGEEDREADEDEDEDEDEEPIAATVVDEETEKMEDEDEASIPLTSIDENLETDEDEESEELEEDDEDEESIAPAVEEDLEEAEADEEASIIAASLNDAEEGETDENIEEAHEATVVTSFVEDLEEDTDADELATDAELEIDEELADDEESPNENSEAEADAPVAGTEPIEADAMAEDAVEEEETESEAVAIASDAKASEK; the protein is encoded by the coding sequence GTGGAACGGTCTCAGCAATTGGGAAAAACGAACCTTGATCAAAGCGTGATTCGCCAATTGATGATGGATAAGGATTGGCCTTCCACCATGCCTGAAGAGCGAGGTGTCGTAGAATCAGAGAGAGTTGCCAAGGCTGAAATAGCCAACCTTCCTGAGTCTGATGCGGTAAGTGAGACAGAGTCGATTAACAATGAGACAAAAGTTACGGCGGCGGCAGCCTCTCCTGATGCGGTTACAATTGAAAGCCCTGAAGAGTCGGACGTGGAACCGAAAGCTGAATCTGATGATTCGGAATCTATTCCCTCAGAAGATACCGACATTGCTACGGCAGAGATTGAAGCGGACACTGAAGAGCTTGAAACTGCGGAAGAGCCGACCGTGGAGACTGTAGAGAGCACCGCTGATGTTGGCGAAGAAGATCGAGAAGCGGATGAGGATGAAGATGAGGATGAGGATGAAGAGCCGATCGCTGCAACAGTAGTGGATGAAGAAACTGAGAAGATGGAGGATGAGGACGAGGCATCGATCCCTCTAACGTCCATCGATGAAAATTTAGAAACAGATGAGGATGAGGAAAGTGAAGAGTTGGAAGAAGATGATGAAGACGAAGAATCGATCGCTCCAGCAGTAGAGGAAGATCTGGAAGAAGCTGAAGCGGATGAGGAGGCATCAATCATTGCCGCATCCCTAAACGATGCTGAGGAAGGTGAAACCGATGAAAATATCGAAGAAGCACACGAGGCGACTGTGGTAACTTCTTTCGTAGAAGATCTAGAAGAAGATACAGATGCAGATGAACTCGCTACAGATGCAGAGTTAGAAATTGACGAAGAACTCGCAGATGACGAAGAAAGTCCTAATGAAAACTCTGAAGCAGAAGCAGATGCGCCTGTAGCAGGAACTGAACCAATTGAAGCAGATGCTATGGCTGAGGACGCAGTAGAGGAGGAAGAAACAGAGAGTGAAGCTGTTGCAATAGCGAGTGACGCTAAAGCTAGTGAAAAATAG